The Chloroflexus aggregans DSM 9485 genome segment AAGGGATACAGACTTAACAAGCGGGTCACATCGAGTACTCGTTGCATAAACAATGGTACCACCGTTGTCGGCGCAGGAGCTGGCAACAGTGCATTTAGTGGAGCATCGATAGGGGTGGTAATCTCGGCGGCGACGATCTGGTCGGCGTGCGACGCGATAAAGACAAAGAGTTGCGCGCGTGCGAGCGGGTCGAGCGCGACAATATCGCGGCAGACGAGGCGATCACCGTCGCTCCTCCGTTCGAGGCGGTAAATCAGGTACGAACGCCCGTTACTATGTTCATCACGCCAGATATAGGCGGAATACGGTTCACCGTCCCATGTTTGTAACACATCGATCTGCCACCATGTGCGGTCGCGCACGAGGAGGCCATAACGTCCACGCAAGGCACCGCGATAGATAGCGTCAAGCTCTTCGATCTGGTCAACGCCGACCGGATGATAGCTACCGGGGGCGGGGGTAAAGGCACGCAAATGAGCCGGTGTGGGTTGCACCAGCCGCCGTTCGCCGGCCAATGCCCACCCCAACCGATGATAGAAATCGGCGTGAAAGGGATACAGCAACGCCAACACTGCACCACGTTCGCGCAGTTCATCGCAAGCAGCGCGCAACAGACGCTGAGCGTACCCACGGCGTCGGTGCTGCGGCCAGGTTGCCACACTTCCCAGCGCGCCAACCGGCAACTCGCCGTGGCCGGCCTGCATCTGGAACGGCATAATCTGCAATTGCGCAACATGCTCGCCATGTACGAACAAGCCGCGCAGTTGCGCGATTACCTCCGGTGTGTAACGGCTACGGTGATATTGACGGGCAAAAGCGTAGCTATCTAGCGCCCAGAATTGCTCGAAATCGGTTGGGGTAAGTGGTCGGTAGGTTATCATCGTGCGTAATACCCATCACGCTCGCGGTTTTTCCACCAGGATAAAATAACTACCGCAGCGCATCCAACCGAATAACCAGAGATCAAGTTCCATCAGCAGCGTAACCGCTAATAGAGCATAATACACCGGACCCTTCTGGCGTAAATAGCCACGCATCCGGCGACGAGCGCGAATCTCACGGGCCGTCCCGGCACTCACCCGCGCCGGGACATCGGTGGTAGGTGTGCGTCCACGTACCCGCCCGATCACCGCCTCACCGAGCTTCATCAGCACATGTTCGACAAACGTTGTAAACAGGCTATTCCAGAACACCACCTTCACCGGACGCAAGCCGGCCCGCTCGAAGGCGGCTACCACATCTTCCCATGTGGCGAGCGCTTTGATGTGATCGGACTTCCGCAGCTTTTCACGTTCAAAATCGTACACGCCGGCCTTCACAAAGAGCCGTCCGATCTTGCGACTGACATCGATCAGCGGTTGGATCGGTGACCGCTCACGGGTGTTCGAGAAGGCCAACATACGCCCGCCGGGCCGCAGCACACGTGCGGTTTCGGCCAGATACGCATCGATCACCGGGAGCGGAAAATGTTCGAGAATATCGATGGCAAACACCTTATCGAAACTGTTATCGGCGAACGGCAACACCCGTGAGTCGGCTTTCACCAGCGTCACCGTGCGCACCGCCTCATCGGCAAAGAGGGTGGCCGGGTCAGAGCCAACCATCAGCCCAACATACTTCGCATTCCAGACCGCATACTTGGCGGTTCCACAACCGTTATCAAGCACCACATCGGTCTTGCGCCAGCGCATCAGCCGGCGGAGTGTGCGGTCGCGCACGCCTGCCGCGAGCAAGGGTGGAGCCAGTTCACGATAATCGAGTTCGGCGGCCAACTGCTCTTCATCGGTAACATACTTCGAGACGTAATCGAAGGCAGCACCGCGTGGCATCAGATCGAGATACCCATCGCAGAACGGGTAATACGCCTGGCAGCGCGGACAGCGCAGGCCGTGATCTTCGACGATAAGCGGACGCAAGCCGCAGGTCGGGCAGCGTAAGAGCGGAAAAATGCGGTGATCGATCATGGTGATGGTGGAATCCAACGCCGGTTAATCTCAGCGGCGAGGATGCTATCAAAGAGTAACAAAAAGAGACCCTGAACGAAAATCCCGGCGCCCATACCACGGCGGTCGGCGCGTTCGCCGGCCGTGCGGAACAGCCACAGACCACTCGCGATGTAGAGGAGGTCAAGACCGGCATTGATCAACAAAATCGTGCGAAACCGTTCGGCAGCCGCGTGTGCCGCCGATTCGTCGAGGTCACCGGCGACCAAATCTTCGGCTTTGAGCAGCGCTTGCCGCCGACCAACGATGGCCAGTAGCCAATCGATAGCTCCCCAACTGAGCGCTTGCAAACCGAAGTGACGCCAAAAACCGGGTATGAGCGTCAGAATGGTGCCACCGATGACGTTGCCGAGGCCCCATTGCTTGAGTGGCTTAAGCGCGTGATATTGGAAGGCAAAAAAGTTATCGTTCATATTGGTATTGTACCAACTCGTTTCAACTAGCCCACGACCATTATACCCGGTTTGCGCCAATTGGCGGCAGCGTGGTGAACGGCTCACGGTAACCGGTTGAGGCGTGAAATGACTCTTGACCGGCGACTACGCGCGTTGTATAGTTGACGTATCACACGATTGCAACTGCATATCTCCGGTGAGGGAGGGCTGGCTCGTTGGCGAGCTTAGTTGGTGATCGTCGTGTATCCCTCGTCGCTTGACCGGGGTCGGTGACGTATATTCAACGAAATATTGACTTTCTTGCCTGACAAAGTTATATTACTATCGGCGGTCGGTACTCGAGCAGACGAGCGGCTTTGTACAGAGAGGGAGGTCTTGTTATGGCAATTTGGCGGCCTGATCCAACATTTTACCCATCACCACGGATGGCAACGAAAGCACCCCCAGAAGCGTTAGCGTATGTTGTGCGGCTCAACTCGCAACGGAATGGTCAGCCTGATGCAATGTGTGTCGTGGACGTCGATCCACAATCGTCGACATTTGGTAAGGTGGTGGGGGCCACGGAGATGCCCTATACCGGTGGTGAGCTTCACCATTTTGGCTGGAATGCGTGCAGTTCGATGCTCTGCCCTAACGCTCCCCATCCGCACGTCGAACGGCGCTATCTGGTTGTGCCGGATATTCGCAGCTCGCACATCACCATTCTCGATATCAAAGAAAATCCAACCCAACCAACCGTTGTGAAGGTCATTGAACCGGACGTATTGTTCGAGCGTACCGGCTATGCGCGCCCACACACCGTCCATTGTGGACCCGATGGCATCTACATCTCGGCGTTGGGAAACCCTGAAGGTGAAGGGCCGGGTGGTATTTTTATTCTCGATCACGATACGTTTGAGGTCCTGGGGCGTTGGGAGATCAACCGCGCCGACCAGTATCTCCATTACGATTTCTGGTGGCACCTCGGCCACGATACGTTGATTACCAGCGAGTGGGGTACTCCGCGGATGGTCGAGAGTGGTGTGTTGGGTGAGGAATTGCTCGCTGGCAAGTACGGTCATCGCATTCACCTGTGGGACCTGCACCGACGTCGTCACGTCCAGACGCTCGATCTTGGGGCCGAGCATCAAATGGCTTTGGAGCTACGTCCGGCGCACGATCCGACGAAAGCGTATGGTTTTCTCAACTGTGTAGTGAGTCTGAAAGACTTGTCGGCATCGATCTGGCTCTGGCATCGCCATAACGGTTCTTGGCAGATCCAGAAGGTCATTGAGATACCGGCTGAACCGGCCAGCGCAGATCAACTGCCGCCGATCCTCCAACCGTTTAAAGCAGTGCCGCCGCTGGTTACCGATATCAATCTGAGTGTTGACGATCGCTTTTTGTACGTGTCGTGCTGGGGTACCGGCGAGTTGCGCCAGTACGATGTTAGCGATCCTTTCCACCCGAAGTTGACCGGTGTGCTCCAGATTGGTGGGATCGTCCGCCGTGCCGGTCATCCGGCGACAACAGGGCCGCTCAACGGTGGACCGCAGATGGTCGAGGTCAGTCGTGATGGTCGGCGGGTCTATTTCACCAATTCACTCTATTTGTCGTGGGACGAACAGTTCTATCCTGACGGTATCAAAGGGTGGATGGTGAAGGTTGATGTTGATCCGCAGGGTGGTATGCAATTCGATCCCAATTTCTTTGTCGATTTTGGTGATCAGCGGGTGCATCAAATTCGTTTGCAGGGTGGTGATGCGTCAAGCGATTCGTATTGCTTCCCATGATGACACAGGATCGGGCATTGTGATGCAATAGCGGAGGTGAGGCGTGGATCAGGCCACTCCTTGGATTTGGCTTTCGCTGTTTGGGCTTGGTTTGTTTCACGGCCTCAACCCGGCGATGGGCTGGTTGTTTGCCGTGGCGTTGGGGTTGCAAGAGGGGCGGGCGCAAGCGGTTATTGCGGCGATGGGGCCGATCGCCATTGGTCATGCGGCAGCAATTGCGGTGGCAGCCTTCGTGACGACCCTGCTCGGCTATGCGTTACCGACGGATGCCTTGCTCGTGTTAACCGGTGTCGTCTTGTTAGGGTTTAGTGGGTGGCGGCTACTGGCACGCTTTCGCCATCCCACAACCCGCTTTCGTGCCGGTGCGCAAGAGTTGGCGTGGTGGTCGTTTCTGATGGCTACGGTGCATGGGGCCGGTTTGATGGTGGCTCCCATTCTTGCTGCCATGAACACTTCGCATCATGCGATGCACGCCGGGCATGGGCATCACGCGCCGGCTATGAGCGATTCGTTGATCGGTGCGACGCTGGCCGTTGTGGTACATACGCTGGGTATGTTGTTGGCGATGGCAGTGCTGGCCCTGATCGTGTACCGGGTGGCCGGTCTGGAGATCCTGCGGCGGGCGTGGATCAATACCGATCTGATTTGGGTGACGGTCCTCATTGTGACCGGCGTGGTTGCAGTTGGGTTGGGTTTCTGGAACATCGTCTGAGGTGAGGGCGTCCACTCGGCATCTCAAGGTTTTGTATGCCAATCCCACCATAGTTGCGCCAACAGCCGTACCAATTCACCCAACCGCTGCCAACGAAGGTACAGTCGGCGCCATGGCGGGGCAATCCGGCTTTCGAGGTGGTCGAGGTGCAGGGCAAAGATTGCCCGTAACAACCGATGACCGGCGCGAGCGGAGTGGGGCACGTAGCGTGTGGCCCAGTCGAGGAGTTCGGCGTAGGTAGCACGGGCGGTCACGATGGCTTGACGTTGGCGGGCCGGTGGCGCGCGGCGGGCTTGTACGACCGCGGCCTCTTGGCGGGCTGCGAAGTAACGGAGCACCAATGCACTCGCCGTCCATTCAGCGATGTCACCGGCGAGCGCTGCTTGTTCGGCGTGAGCGCTACGGCGGGCTGCCGCGAGCGCTGTTTCCCCCGCATGCAGCGTGTCCAGCGCGTCGTGAAGAGCAACGAGACGTTGTTCACAATGCGGTGGCGGAGCATCGTAGCCATCGAGGAGATCACGTGGCGGTTGGGTTATCGGATCACGTGTCAATCCGAGCTGTTGTCGTTGTACTTCGGCGGGAGTGATGTTGAGAGTGCGCTGCCACGCCGTGGTCAACTCGGCGTAGGCACAATCGAGCAATGTTGCCGTCGTTGGCGCACGGACGGCAGCGTATTCGCGGCGCAGCACGATGGGGTCATGTTGTGGGTTCCACGCCAGTGCGGCGAAGCTGTACGGATTGGGGCCGGGTGCCAACCATGGCCGGTCGCCGGTGAGTAGTACATATACACCGTCAAGGCGCCACTTGTGGTAAGCGCGTAGGTCGGCAGCGATAATCTCACCGAGCGGCGGTAAGGTCGATTTGAACAGGATGCCGTCGAGATAATATTCGAACACACCGGCACCGGCGGGAAAGGTGGTGCGCAGTGCTGTGATGGCATCGGCGAGCGGTCCATTGATCGGATGCTTGCTGTCACCGATCCCGACGGCATACGAACGGCGACGTGGGGCAATGAGCAGCTCAACGTTAGCTGCCGGTGTCATCTGTTGGGGTGGGGCAAACGTGTCATGGTACGCGAGATAGGCAAGGCGCGCGTGTGGGTTGGTTTCGGCCAGAGCTTTTGCCATCACATTCACCAGCAACAGCGACTGGTCGGCAGGCGATAAGCCGGCACACTGCGGGCACGCACACCAACCACCTGCAAGGCGATCATCGGGCCAGAGATGGTAAACCGCTGCCGCAGGCTCGGCACGAAACCATTGCTTGGCCCACGCATAGACGAGGTTTTGTGTAGCCGAATTGGTGGGGCAAGGGTTACCATTGGCGACACGCCGGCGACCATCGTACCGAAACAGATCGGGTTGCTGTCGAAAAAGTCGACGTGGAATAGCGGCGGTGAGGTGATGTCCTCCGATTTCAAGACGTAAGCCCCGTGTGTGCATCAATGGCCAGAGCCGATTGCGGTATGATTGCCACGTGCGCTGGCGGCACGCTCCTAGTGGCATGCCATGATCGGCGATGGTGTGGATGAAGATGGTATTGAGGCGGACACGCGCCGCCCACTCGATCCACGCTTCACCTTGGGTCAGAAAAAGATCGTGCCCGATGACCAACCCGCGGCGGGCAAATGCCGGCTGTTCGGCCACGGTAGTGGTAGGGAAGGTGATGGTGGACGGGTGGGGTACGTATTCATCGGCGGGTCCGGGGCCAACCCAGCGCCATCCTAGCGTTTCGAGCAGGTGATACACGGCATAGAGCAAACCACGTGGCCCTTCGCCGATCAACGTAAGGCCATGCTCATCGGCAATGCGCACGAAACCATCACCGTCGCTACCGTGGCGCAATGCGAGGCGCCGGTCATCGGCATAACCGGTGATGTTCAGGGCGGGTCCACCCATACGCTGAATAGCGCGACGCAATTCTTGGGCTGCCAATTGTGCAGTGGGATGTTCGCTGGTTAGTTCGATAACCCACCGGCTCGTGAGGTGATGATCCATATCCTCTGTTCGTTGTAGATGTAGACGGTGACCGGCTCGCTCAGATGAACACAAACCCTCAACCGAATTAATGTCGGCGATATTATAGCAATCTCGCTCCAGGCAGACGGTATCCCAATTCAGTTGTATTAAAATTAGTTGCATGGTAGACAAATTTCTGGTGAGCGGCTACAATGCAGGCAAACACCCTGTATGCTGCGCAGCATATGTGCCTATATGAGGTTGGCAGCCATTGTACGCATTCTGTATCATGCCGGTAACATCGGTCGTTTGATTAATCTATATGATGTGAGGAAACCATGCTGCGGTTTGAACACGAGATTCTGTTCACTCCATGTCCCGAACGGATTGCTCGGCTTCGTGAACTTGCCTACAACCTTTGGTGGACGTGGCATCCCGAAGCGCAAGACCTTTATCGTTCTATCGACCCAGAGCTGTGGGAGCTGGTGTATCACAACCCAGTTGAGTTCTTGCGCGATGTACGTCAGCGCAAACTTGAGGCTGCTGCCAACGATCCGGCCTATCTGAAGCGGTACGATGCGGTACTCAAGAGCTTCGACAGCTACATGCGGTCTGAAAAGACGTGGTTCAGAAAGAATTATCCCGATGCGAAAGACACGTTGATCGCATATTTTAGTGCCGAGTTTGGCCTCCACGAAAGCCTACCAATCTACTCAGGCGGTTTGGGCATCTTGTCGGGCGATCACATCAAAGAGGCTAGCGATATGGGCATCCCACTGGTCGGCGTTGGCTTTATCTACCCGCAGGGCTACTTCCGGCAACGCATCGACCCTAGTGGTTGGCAGCACGCCGAGTACAACAAGCTCAATTTTGCCGATGTACCGGCGCTACCGGCGCTCGATCCCGACGGACGTGAGGTGGTGATCGAGGTGGAATTACCCGGTCGCACGATCTACGCCAAGGTCTACAAGTTTCAAGTTGGTCGGGTTGAGCTGTTGTTGATGGATACCGACATCCACCCGAACAGTCCACAAGATCGCGAATTATCGGCGCGGCTCTACGGTGGCGACCAAGAGATGCGTATTTCGCAAGAGTTGGTGCTTGGTGTAGGTGGTGTGCGGGCGCTGCGTCGTCTCGGTTATAAACCGACGGTCTGGCATATGAATGAAGGGCACTCCGCCTTCCTTGTGCTCGAACTGTGTCGCGAATTGGTGGCGCAGGGGTACAGTTTTGACGAGGCGATGGAGCAGGTCAAGGCGCATTGTGTGTTCACGACCCACACCCCGGTCCCCGCCGGTAATGATGCCTTCCCGCTGCCGATGATCGAGAAGTTCTTCTGGAGTTTCTGGCCGCAACTCAACCTCACCCGCGATGAGTTTATGAATCTGGCTTTGCAAGAGCAGCAATGGGGATCGACCTTTGCAATGACGGCGCTGGCACTGCGCTTTTCAGCTTATCGCAATGGGGTGAGCAAATTGCACGGTCATGTGGCACGCGGCATGTGGCAGTGGCTCTATCCCGGTCGTTCGCAAGATGAGGTGCCGATTACCTCGATTACCAACGGTGTGCATACGGCAACGTGGCTGGCGCCGGAGATGCGTACACTCTATACCTCGTATTTGGGCAAGAACTGGGAAGAAAACCTCGATGATCCGCATATGTGGCGGAAGGTATACCAGATTCCCGATGAGACTTTCTGGCGGACCCATCAAAAACTGAAGAGTGATCTGATCGCGTTCAGTCGCCAGCGTCTCCAACAGCACTACATCCGCTTGGGCATTCCGGCGCCGGTTTGGCCGGTGTTGGAAGAGGATATTTTGACGATCGGCTTTGCCCGTCGGTTTGCGACCTACAAGCGGGCGACATTGCTGTTTAAAGATATTGAGCGACTGAAATACATCTTGAACCGGCCCGGTAAGCCGATTCAGATTATCTTTGCCGGAAAAGCGCATCCTAAGGATGATCCGGGCAAACAGTTTATCCAAGAGGTCTATCGTCTCTCGATGCAGCCGGGGCTGGCCGGGCGGATAGTGTTCCTCGAAGAATACGATATTGCGGTGGGGCGAGCACTGGTGCAAGGTGTCGATGTCTGGCTCAACAACCCGCGTCGCCCTTACGAGGCGAGTGGCACAAGTGGGATGAAGGCCAGTCTCAACGGTGCGCCTAACTGTTCGGTACTCGATGGCTGGTGGCCAGAAGCGTACAATGGGCGCAACGGTTGGGCTATCGGTGATGAGCGTGAGTATGCGAACCAAGACGAGCAGGACTGGAACGATGCGCAATCGCTCTACCATCTGCTCGAACACGAGATTGCACCCCGCTTCTACGATCAGCGCGATGCCAATGGGATTCCGGTAGAGTGGATTCAGATTTGCAAGGAGGCAATTGCGACAGTAGCACCAATCTTTAGCACGCGCCGGATGTTGGCCGAATATCTGCGCGAGATGTATATGCCGGTGGCAGTGCAAGGTGCAATGCCGCAAGCCTAGTCGCCGTGTCGGATGCCGTTGGTGGTGTGCTCGATCAACGGTGCGTAGCCGCTTGTGGAGGCCTGGTATGCCAGGCCCTCATAGCGACGGTAGTACGTGCAGTAGGGCATACACGGCAGGAGGACGAGGGCGGGCCGGGGTTGGGGTGGAAGGTGATGGGAGGGTAGCTCACCTTGTATCGTAAATTAGTGCTATGTATCTATCGCAATCCAACCTTCTCTCTCAACCCTGGTCGTGGCTGGTCAACGAAGTCTATCGAAGATTGGTGGATCATTTTGGCCCACTGTATGGTCCACGGACCGTGCATCCGTGGTGGCCGATTATCAGTACCGAACCGCAGCTTGAGATGGTCATCGGTGCAGTGCTGGTACAACAGACACGCTGGGAAACGGTTGAGGATGCGATCGCCCGCTTGCACGCTGCCGGTTTGATCGATCTCGTTGCGTTGGCGCAGGCCGATGCCGGTGAGTTGGCACGGCTGATCTATCCATGTGCTTTTTATCAGCAGAAGGCAAACGGCTTGATCGCCTTAGCCCGGATTGTTCGCGAGCGTTACGGCGATCTGGCGACTCTGTTGCGCCTTCCTGCCCCGATGCTGCACACCGAACTCTTGCAATTGCCACGGATTGGGCCAGAGACGGCAGATGTGATTATGCTCTATGCCGGTGGGTATCCACGTTTTGTCGTTGATGCCTATACCCGGCGGATTTTTGCCCGACTGGCGCCCGATCGGTTGGCTTGGGAACGGGCTAGCTACGTGCAGGTTCAACAGACCATTGCCTCCGCATTGCCTGTCGATCCGGTGCTGTTGGCCGATCTCCACGCCCAGTTGAACGAGCTGGCTGTGCGCTACTGTCTGGTACAGCCGCGTTGTGATGGCCCGCCTTCACGACGAATCTATTCGCGCCAACCCGGTCGCAACAGTTTTCTCGACCGGAATGATGGTTGTCCGCTGCGTGAGATATGTAGGTGGTATCGGAGTCAGGGGCGGGCCGAATAGGCACCGAGTCGTTGAAGCAGCAATAGGCACTGTTATGCATTCATCTTCTCCCCTCACCGTCTTTCTGGTGTTTTTGCGCTTAGGGCTGACCTCCTTCGGTGGGCCGGTGGCCCATCTTGGTTATTTTCGGAGTGAATTCGTCGAACGACGGCGTTGGCTTGATGAGGCGACCTTTGCCGACCTGATCGCGCTGTCCCAATTTTTGCCCGGTCCGGCCAGTAGCCAGGTAGGTATTGCGATTGGGACGATGCGTGCCGGGTTGCTTGGTGGGCTAGCAGCGTGGCTCGGCTTCACGTTACCATCTGCTCTGCTGATGATCGGGTTTGCGTATGGCGTGAGCGTCATTGGCGATCCGGCTAGTGGTTGCTTGCACGGGCTGAAGCTGGTAGTGGTGGCGGTCGTTGCTCAGGCGGTGTGGCAGATGGGCCAACGGCTTTGCCCAGATCGCTTGCGGGTGAGTATGGCAATACTAGCCGCGCTGGTGTTGCTGATCTGGTCTGACGCATTGGTGCAACTCGTGGTGATCGGGTTGGGTGGATTAGTTGGTTGGCGGCTGTTGCGTCTACCGGTACCAGGCGGCCTTGTGGTTGCCTCACCGATTCGTCCACGTACCGGCTTTGCTTTTGCCGTGATGTTTGTCATTTTGCTCGTCGGTGCAGGACTGCTGGCACCGCTGAGCGACAACGCAACGCTGCGCTTTCTGGCCGGGATGGTGCGTACCGGTTCGCTCGTCTTTGGTGGTGGGCATGTTGTGTTGCCCCTCCTTGCCCCGGTCGTGGTTGGCACCGGTTTGATGAGTGCTGAAACATTTATCGCCGGATATGGTGCGGCTCAAGCGGTACCGGGGCCTTTGCTCAGTTTCAGTGCCTATCTGGGCGCGGTAGCGGCGGTTTCACCGGGTGGTTGGCTGGGTGGGATGTTGGCGCTCATCGCGATCTTCATACCCTCGTTCTTGCTCATCTGGGCTGCCTTACCGTTTTGGGCTGCCTTGCGCGTGCAACCGGTAGCTCAATCAGTGTTGGCCGGGGTGAATGCCGCCGTCGTGGGGATTTTGTTGGCAGCACTGTATCAGCCGGTCATCACCAGCGCGATTCGTGGTCCGACCGATGTCGCACTGGCGCTCGGCGCCTTCGCGGCGTTGCACGTGTGGCGCCTACCACCGTTGGTCGTAGTAGTCGCGTGCGCTGCTATCGGGGCCATCGTATGCTAGACCGAAGGTAGCGCTGCCTAAAGCTATGCGTTCCGCGGCGAAACGGTTCATCGTAGTGGATGGGCAATCCTACTCCGCCGATAATCCTGCTCCCCACCGCATCACCGCTATCACTTCAGCCTGGCCGACCGGTCGTTGTCCGCGCTCAATGGCCGTCCGCAACTGCGTGAGCTGTTCACCGGATGGAACACTGGCTTGACGTGCGAGCCAGAGGTTGAGCGCTTCGACGTACAGAGCGGTGAGATCGGTCGTATCGGCGACATTGGCCGTCAGCTCGGTCAGGGTCATCTGGAGACGACCACGCGCTGCCGGCCAGTCAATGACATCCGGCATTGCTTGAATGGCGTCGATCAAGCGTATAGCGCGTTCGCAAATCACTTGTCGTTCGGAGGGCGGCGGCGGCGCAGGTGCTTCTGGTTGGACGAGCGGTTCTGAAGGCGATGGCGTCGGAGCAACCGGAGCTACTGCTTCACCGTGCAGCAGCGCGACGAGTCGCTCATAGCCGGCGCGTAGCAACGATTCCATTTCGCGGGTGTAGTGGAGCCACGCACCGATCTGCATCCCTGCCGGATCGGGAATATCGCGCGCGCGGTCGGCTAGCTCACCGAGCGATGTAACGTTCGCCTGTGGATAACGACTGCGTAAGACACGGGCAATCCCACTATCGACGGCGATCAGGATGTCGGCTGCATTTACCAGTTCTTCGGTGAGCGAGCGCGCGGTGTGGTTGTTGTCGGTCATACCAAACACGGCTAGCGCATCGCGCGCCATTGGTTGTAACGGTTCGTCGTCGTGACCAACGACGCCGGCAGAAGCGATCTGCCACGCATGGCCACGCTCCTGCGCTAAGCGGCGAAGGAGCGCAACGGCAATCGGTGCTCGCCCGGTGTCGGCGGCGCCAACGATTAAAATGGTTGGTTCCAAGTGTGACATACGAGTACGCTACCGATCTCAACGTGTGCAAGCGCGCACACGATTCTTGCTCGTCCCGAACGTGGTTCGCATCTGACGGGCGTAACGTTTCGTCGCCCAAACCATACCCAAATCGGACACATTTGATCCCTGATTCACCGATCGGGTGCGGAGAGACCGGCACAACGCCGTTCCGCCGCAGGGATCTGCACAGGCGCTCAAGATACCTTGCTGCATCTGTTTGCCGGTCGGCGCTGGAGATTCGTGTATCCAGGGCACCACCGCTTGCGCACGCATGCGCAGGAGACGGATGCCAGATCACGGTACCGGTTGGCCGTTGCGCGACGGGAAACGGACGGTTGCCGCGCTTACCCCATCTGGTCCGCGATACCGTGCTGATTGGCCCACGTGCTCCGTTGCATGGTGAGGGTCACGGTTCACGTGAGTAGATGGTCCCACGGTACAGTACGATGTTGTCAACCGAGACAACCCTCCGTACATACCACCATCACGCTTCCCTCTGCCCGCATTGTACCACGGTCCGAGTGCTTCATTTGATTGTTTTAGCGGTTTATGGTATCTTGCCACTGTGCCGTATCGAAGATGATATAGGCAACATATGTCATATACCTTGCTGTATATGACACAGCACTCCGCGACAGGACCAGGCTCGTCCTGTCTCATCGTCGCACTATGGTGCGACGACGCGATTCCGTGTTGAATGACGTTTGCCCTCGTCTGGGCAACGTCCGGAGGAGAAACAATCGATATGTCGCTGCATTCGACGCGCCGGCAATACGCTCTGAGAGCGTTAGGCTGGTTGATCGCCGTGATGCTGACGTTCGTCACTCGACCGTGGCCGGTCGCCGCTGCTCCCACCCTCGTTCTCCCCACTCCTCCCGGCGAACCTTGGCGGATTATTCAAGGCTATGCTTGCGGTACTCACAATGGCTGGGATCGCTATTCGCTCGATGTAGCCCAAGTCAATGGGCCAACCTATAACGCTCCAATCCGGGCTGCTGCTGCCGGTACGCTCTGGCACTGGGAAGCGCGGAGCGGAACGATAATCCTTTTCCACGGGGATAACTTCTTTACGATGTATACCCATCTTAGTCGTCCGGTGACGACCGAACGTGGCTACGCTTTTGCTGTAGGCGACGTGCTTGGCTATGCCGGGGATCGCGGTTCGCCCGGTATTCCACATCTCCACTTTACCGCCTACACCGCCAGCGCAAACGGGTGGAGTGGACGACAATCGGTACCGCTACGGTTTGCTGAAGGCTATGACCTGCCGGAAATCGGTGGTTGTAATCAGCATGGTGGTACAATCTTGACTGCGATGTCGCTCCAAGATCCGCAAGTAACGTTTAGCAGTGTGGCGTTACCGGCAGGATGGTACAACGTTGATCACCAGATCGATTTTAGCG includes the following:
- a CDS encoding GNAT family N-acetyltransferase, producing MITYRPLTPTDFEQFWALDSYAFARQYHRSRYTPEVIAQLRGLFVHGEHVAQLQIMPFQMQAGHGELPVGALGSVATWPQHRRRGYAQRLLRAACDELRERGAVLALLYPFHADFYHRLGWALAGERRLVQPTPAHLRAFTPAPGSYHPVGVDQIEELDAIYRGALRGRYGLLVRDRTWWQIDVLQTWDGEPYSAYIWRDEHSNGRSYLIYRLERRSDGDRLVCRDIVALDPLARAQLFVFIASHADQIVAAEITTPIDAPLNALLPAPAPTTVVPLFMQRVLDVTRLLSLYPFATVNGRLRIQVADDWLNDNAGCYQIEWYDGQTTVSRLDHDTVDLACTSGTLGQLLSRYLRPRTAAAFGLLTVYQRAALTLLEQTLAGLPPFCGDYW
- a CDS encoding selenium-binding protein SBP56-related protein, which codes for MAIWRPDPTFYPSPRMATKAPPEALAYVVRLNSQRNGQPDAMCVVDVDPQSSTFGKVVGATEMPYTGGELHHFGWNACSSMLCPNAPHPHVERRYLVVPDIRSSHITILDIKENPTQPTVVKVIEPDVLFERTGYARPHTVHCGPDGIYISALGNPEGEGPGGIFILDHDTFEVLGRWEINRADQYLHYDFWWHLGHDTLITSEWGTPRMVESGVLGEELLAGKYGHRIHLWDLHRRRHVQTLDLGAEHQMALELRPAHDPTKAYGFLNCVVSLKDLSASIWLWHRHNGSWQIQKVIEIPAEPASADQLPPILQPFKAVPPLVTDINLSVDDRFLYVSCWGTGELRQYDVSDPFHPKLTGVLQIGGIVRRAGHPATTGPLNGGPQMVEVSRDGRRVYFTNSLYLSWDEQFYPDGIKGWMVKVDVDPQGGMQFDPNFFVDFGDQRVHQIRLQGGDASSDSYCFP
- a CDS encoding class I SAM-dependent methyltransferase gives rise to the protein MIDHRIFPLLRCPTCGLRPLIVEDHGLRCPRCQAYYPFCDGYLDLMPRGAAFDYVSKYVTDEEQLAAELDYRELAPPLLAAGVRDRTLRRLMRWRKTDVVLDNGCGTAKYAVWNAKYVGLMVGSDPATLFADEAVRTVTLVKADSRVLPFADNSFDKVFAIDILEHFPLPVIDAYLAETARVLRPGGRMLAFSNTRERSPIQPLIDVSRKIGRLFVKAGVYDFEREKLRKSDHIKALATWEDVVAAFERAGLRPVKVVFWNSLFTTFVEHVLMKLGEAVIGRVRGRTPTTDVPARVSAGTAREIRARRRMRGYLRQKGPVYYALLAVTLLMELDLWLFGWMRCGSYFILVEKPRA
- a CDS encoding DUF6992 family protein, which produces MSRSPRCRQLAQTGYNGRGLVETSWYNTNMNDNFFAFQYHALKPLKQWGLGNVIGGTILTLIPGFWRHFGLQALSWGAIDWLLAIVGRRQALLKAEDLVAGDLDESAAHAAAERFRTILLINAGLDLLYIASGLWLFRTAGERADRRGMGAGIFVQGLFLLLFDSILAAEINRRWIPPSP